The proteins below are encoded in one region of Styela clava chromosome 4, kaStyClav1.hap1.2, whole genome shotgun sequence:
- the LOC144422063 gene encoding uncharacterized protein LOC144422063: MEKILDGYKLGKPYSYFASMWLKEVYYLRFKHYCILKANCFPSQRINDPPHKLWVCCRRDNGQIVRGFCSCTAGIHQTCNHVASLLLKMERASNQACTSLPCTWIIPSKKLKIEPSELRHLVMKKPKYGETVKRKICRQSDPISEKPLSTEQWLECLKDVGKSSCFSIAHASVSQELMFEYAEKEESKSDKLLSMKEVWKNSLTAATSDEVEDLERRTKGQATNNDWKMARKNRLTASNFHEVVCKVNSLNLGKQVRLNIILDKVFGLQKDLGHLPAVKYGVKTENIAKSVYLDLMRQTKHEITARECGLFIDQNLLFLGASPDMVVYCKCCGDGVLEIKCPYSLRDTSPACSPPPYIVYEGGEPKLKTTHPYYFQVQGQMAISKTKWCDFFVYSVHGHIRCRIMFDESFWMGIKPKLRYFFNEFVAPKLL; this comes from the exons ATGGAGAAGATTTTGGATGGGTATAAGCTGGGCAAGCCATACAGCTACTTTGCTTCCATGTGGCTTAAAGAAGTATATTATCTTCGCTTCAAACATTATTGCATACTGAAAGCAAACTGTTTCCCGTCTCAGCGGATTAATGATCCGCCTCATAAATTGTGGGTTTGCTGCAGACGGGATAATGGACAGATTGTTAGAGGATTTTGTTCCTGTACTGCAGG AATACATCAAACATGTAATCATGTAGCAAGTCTTCTGCTAAAAATGGAGCGTGCTTCAAATCAGGCGTGCACTTCCTTACCATGTACTTGGATTATTccctcaaaaaaattgaaaattgaaccAAGTGAACTACGACATTTAGTAATGAAGAAGCCAAAATACGGAGAAACAG TCAAAAGAAAAATTTGTCGACAGAGTGATCCTATAAGTGAAAAACCACTAAGTACAGAGCAGTGGCTGGAATGTTTGAAAGATGTTGGAAAGAGTAGTTGTTTCAGCATAGCTCATGCCTCAGTGTCTCAAGAATTGATGTTCGAATATGCAGAGAAAGAGGAGAGTAAATCTGATAAGCTTTTAAGTATGAAGGAGGTTTGGAAAAATAGTCTTACAGCGGCTACAAGTGATGAGGTTGAAGATTTAGAAAGAAGGACAAAGGGTCAGGCTACTAATAATGATTGGAAAATGGCACGCAAAAATAGGCTGACTGCCTCAAATTTTCATGAGGTAGTGTGTAAGGTCAATAGTTTGAATTTAGGCAAGCAAGTTAGGCTCAATATAATATTAGACAAAGTGTTCGGCCTACAAAAAGATTTAGGTCACTTACCTGCAGTTAAATATGGCgtgaaaacagaaaatattgCAAAGTCAGTTTACCTGGATTTGATGAGGCAAACAAAACATGAGATAACAGCTAGAGAATGTGGCCTTTTCATTGACCAAAACTTGCTGTTCCTAGGGGCATCTCCAGACATGGTGGTGTATTGCAAATGCTGCGGTGACGGTGTTTTGGAAATTAAATGTCCATACAGCTTGAGAGATACCTCTCCTGCATGCTCTCCGCCACCATATATTGTATATGAAGGGGGGGAACCAAAGCTAAAAACCACACACCCATACTATTTtcaagttcaaggtcaaatGGCCATTTCAAAAACTAAGTGGTGTGACTTTTTTGTTTACTCTGTACATGGTCATATTAGATGTAGAATTATGTTTGATGAGAGTTTTTGGATGGGTATAAAGCCCAAGTTgagatattttttcaatgagTTTGTTGCTCCCAAGTTGCTTTGA